The Deinococcus koreensis genome window below encodes:
- a CDS encoding Ig-like domain-containing protein, whose protein sequence is MGRIAAGRIAVGLGVAALALGTPAAAQAGNACTLKGGTLTTNLFQNGGTFGTIQGGVLATPTRSPLSGNRTGYTFNTRPATASGNYSPEDGEYEIANSTFNRRDGAWHKLSDHTGSAGAASSGNVNGQMMVVNASFSPGVFYQETLNVVRNTNYNFGLWIVNLIAQSAGAIRPDVSLEVDRIGVDDDNNPATADGAEGQTIATTGPISYSAAVNWFEKSGLLNSGDATRITVRFRNSAPGGGGNDLAIDDLSFTTCTFPVQEVGGVSGTLFVDTNANNTLESADTRLGANVAVELRDAGGVIVATAQTDANGEYRFSTIPVGAYTVRAVLPDPNIPPGSVLRGGNDRPVTVTGGGSATLNFPFGQPLSCGAIYVTTGPQLGLFNPATGAVTSLGVTLPGQSFAAAIDPISKRFYSIGTQVPGGRLAVYDAASGQNALTGVSFPNTSQIRRAAFDRAGLGYALADDGTLYTFTTATPPVVSSRGVVSGLGGYNGGDIAIDTQGAIWVVTARNSNNQQALVRIVGTAASEIGTITEGGAPLSASPTNIGSAAFGADGALYIARGGGGLAYTLDLATAAATPLGGTGTGSSDFASCALPSFAPALKATKSVSPAGAVAAGGTLTYTVEIENSGTGPASGVTFADPLPAGTSYVPNSATLNGTNLNAAAYPYPSAVPVNGRGGAPGVVLVGNAARATLTYAVLVSASSPPASVSNQGRVTFDGGPAGGVPTDDPAQPGGSDPTVTPVTPNQPPTAQDVTNVPLPSSAGPTTLSGGLQASDPDGSVVSFAVVTLPAAAQGVLSLADGTPVTAGQVLTPEQAAGLRFDPAPGSGGTATFTYTATDNRGALDGTPATYTIPLQAVPVANPDSVTTPFGQPVTLNPAVNDTATGAPLDPRTIDLDPATPGQQTSVTVPGQGTFQLQPDGTVTFTPAPGFTGTATVPYTIGDSSGLTSTPSTISVTVGTPPPPVAKDDSAITPANTPVTLTPPANDTASPGTSLVPGSIDLDPATPGQQTAVTVPGKGTFEAQPNGSVTFTPAPGFSGTVSVPYTLQDSLGQTSNPANLTVTVPAPPVARDDAATAPYGQGATLTPPANDSASPGTALVPGSVDLDPGTPGQQTSITIPGKGTFELQPDGTVAFTPAPGFTGSVSTPYSVQDTLGQTSPPATLTVTTEPPAPPVATADSAQTPLNTPVTLTPADNDTTAPGTTLDPRSIDLDPATPGQQTSVTVPGQGTFELQPDGTVKFTPAPGFTGTATTPYTIQNSLGQPSNPAILTVTVLPLPSALDDSATTPQNTPVTLPATGNDAPNSGATIVPGSIDLDPATPGQQTAVTVPGQGTFEAQPDGSVKFTPEPGFTGVAEVPYTVRDTTGGTTNPARISVTVVGPPVAKDDSASTPLNTPVTLNPPANDTGTDLDPKTIDLDPGTPGQQTSVTIPGKGTFELQPDGTVKFTPVGGFAGTVTAPYTISDALGQTSNPATLSVTIIAPPVAKDDAASGVFDQPVKLTPPANDTASPGATLLPGSIDLDPATPGQQTAVTVPGKGTFRLDPATGDVTFTPLPGFSGPVSVPYTIGDSLGQTSNPATLTVTTLPPPAPVASPDSASTPIDTPVSLTPALNDSGTGLDPRTIDLDPGTPGQQTSVTVPGQGTFELQPDGTVKFTPAPGFTGTSTVPYTIEDALGQTSNPATLQVTVSPLPFAANDSAQTPLNTPVTVSPLANDLGRPGVPLDPKTIDLDPSTPGQQTSVTVPGKGTFELQPGGTVRFTPEPDFTGTVTLPYTVKDAEGKATNVALIQITVNPPAAPVAKDDSATTPAGTPVTLNPPANDVPAGGAALDPKTIDLDPATPGQQTSVTVPGEGTWTLNPDGTVTFAPLPGFSGTATLPYTIRDTFGQVSNTAILSVTVGAPAPGTGLELDKRVLTPTVTPGGTLSYELTVRNTGTDPLNAVTLTDPLPLGLRYVPGSSLLGGAAFADPQLSTGDGGRQVLVWVLPGTLAPGASASVRFSTRLTATVSGDSLENSATAAANGRASKVLASRVARARVQVVPGVLSEAPVLIGRVYLDVNADRTFQRATDVPVRGARVYLSNGRYAVTDKDGRYSFTDLPPGLYALRLDPLTAPYTPLPVPDDQGRPGTRYGRTPAGGGLVNEDFPLVAPRGDVNKARSTTVTRGPVKLSKTITPVAGGYRVTLTLQTTQAVTNLRITDPVPAGATRGEVSAPATASGAVLSGNVLTLPGSTPPGTRTLSYTLTTTLPAASVVTDPDLTWDEVQP, encoded by the coding sequence GTGGGGCGGATCGCCGCGGGCCGGATCGCGGTGGGCCTGGGGGTGGCCGCCCTGGCGCTGGGCACCCCGGCCGCCGCGCAGGCGGGCAACGCCTGCACCCTCAAGGGCGGCACCCTGACCACCAACCTGTTCCAGAACGGCGGCACCTTCGGCACGATCCAGGGGGGCGTGCTGGCCACGCCGACCCGCTCGCCGCTCAGCGGGAACCGCACGGGCTACACCTTCAATACCCGGCCCGCCACCGCCAGCGGCAACTACAGCCCCGAGGACGGCGAATACGAGATCGCCAACTCGACCTTCAACCGCCGCGACGGCGCCTGGCACAAGCTCTCGGATCACACCGGCTCGGCGGGCGCGGCGTCGTCGGGCAACGTGAACGGGCAGATGATGGTGGTGAACGCCTCCTTCTCGCCCGGCGTGTTCTACCAGGAGACCCTGAACGTCGTGCGGAACACGAACTACAACTTCGGGCTGTGGATCGTCAACCTGATCGCCCAGAGCGCGGGCGCCATCCGGCCCGACGTGTCGCTGGAAGTCGACCGGATCGGGGTGGACGACGACAACAACCCGGCCACGGCCGACGGCGCGGAGGGCCAGACCATCGCCACCACCGGGCCGATCTCGTACAGCGCCGCCGTGAACTGGTTCGAGAAGAGCGGGCTGCTCAACTCGGGCGACGCCACCCGGATCACCGTGCGCTTTCGCAACAGCGCGCCGGGGGGCGGCGGCAACGACCTCGCCATCGACGACCTGAGCTTCACGACCTGCACCTTCCCGGTTCAGGAGGTCGGAGGGGTGTCGGGCACGCTGTTCGTGGACACCAACGCCAACAACACGCTGGAGAGCGCCGACACGCGCCTGGGGGCCAATGTGGCGGTCGAGCTGCGCGACGCCGGCGGCGTGATCGTGGCCACCGCCCAGACCGACGCGAACGGCGAGTACCGCTTTTCCACCATCCCGGTGGGCGCCTACACCGTCCGGGCCGTGCTGCCCGATCCGAACATCCCGCCGGGCAGCGTGCTGCGCGGGGGCAACGACCGACCCGTCACGGTCACGGGCGGCGGCAGCGCGACCCTCAACTTCCCCTTCGGGCAGCCGCTGAGCTGCGGGGCCATCTACGTGACCACCGGGCCGCAGCTCGGCCTGTTCAATCCGGCGACCGGGGCGGTGACCTCGCTGGGCGTGACCCTGCCGGGCCAGAGCTTCGCCGCCGCCATCGACCCCATCAGCAAGCGCTTCTATTCCATCGGCACCCAGGTGCCGGGCGGCAGGCTGGCCGTCTACGACGCCGCGAGCGGCCAGAACGCCCTGACCGGGGTGAGTTTCCCCAACACCAGCCAGATCCGCCGCGCCGCCTTCGACCGCGCCGGCCTGGGCTACGCGCTGGCCGACGACGGTACCCTGTACACCTTCACCACCGCCACCCCGCCGGTGGTCAGCTCGCGGGGCGTGGTGAGCGGGCTGGGCGGCTATAACGGCGGTGACATCGCCATCGACACGCAGGGCGCGATCTGGGTGGTCACGGCGCGCAATTCCAACAACCAGCAGGCGCTGGTGCGGATCGTGGGCACGGCGGCCAGCGAGATCGGCACGATCACCGAGGGCGGCGCGCCCCTCTCGGCCAGCCCGACCAACATCGGCTCGGCGGCCTTCGGCGCGGACGGCGCGCTGTACATCGCCCGTGGGGGCGGCGGCCTGGCCTACACGCTCGATCTGGCGACCGCCGCCGCCACGCCGCTGGGGGGCACCGGCACCGGCAGCTCCGACTTCGCCTCCTGCGCCCTGCCCAGCTTCGCCCCGGCCCTGAAGGCGACCAAGTCGGTGAGTCCGGCGGGCGCGGTGGCGGCGGGCGGCACGCTGACCTACACGGTCGAGATCGAGAACAGCGGCACTGGCCCGGCCAGCGGCGTGACCTTCGCCGACCCCCTGCCGGCCGGCACGAGCTACGTCCCCAATTCGGCGACCCTCAACGGCACGAACCTGAACGCCGCCGCCTACCCTTACCCCAGCGCCGTGCCCGTGAACGGTCGGGGCGGCGCCCCGGGCGTGGTGCTGGTGGGCAACGCGGCCCGCGCCACCCTCACCTATGCGGTGCTCGTCAGCGCCTCCAGCCCGCCGGCCTCGGTCAGCAACCAGGGCCGCGTGACCTTCGACGGCGGCCCGGCCGGCGGCGTGCCCACCGACGACCCGGCCCAGCCCGGGGGCAGCGACCCCACCGTGACCCCGGTGACCCCCAACCAGCCGCCCACCGCGCAGGACGTGACCAACGTGCCCCTGCCGTCCAGCGCCGGCCCCACCACCCTCTCGGGCGGCCTGCAGGCGAGCGACCCCGACGGCAGCGTGGTCAGCTTTGCGGTCGTGACCCTGCCCGCCGCCGCCCAGGGCGTGCTGTCGCTGGCCGACGGCACGCCGGTCACGGCCGGGCAGGTGCTGACCCCCGAGCAGGCGGCCGGGCTGCGCTTCGACCCCGCCCCCGGCTCCGGCGGCACCGCCACCTTCACCTACACGGCGACCGACAACCGGGGCGCGCTGGACGGCACGCCCGCGACCTACACCATTCCGCTGCAGGCGGTGCCGGTCGCCAATCCCGACAGCGTCACGACGCCTTTCGGCCAGCCGGTCACCCTGAACCCGGCCGTGAACGACACGGCCACCGGGGCGCCGCTCGATCCCAGAACCATCGACCTCGACCCCGCCACGCCCGGCCAGCAGACGAGCGTCACCGTGCCCGGCCAGGGCACCTTCCAACTCCAGCCGGACGGCACGGTGACATTCACGCCGGCTCCCGGCTTCACCGGCACGGCCACGGTGCCGTACACCATCGGGGACTCCAGCGGCCTGACCAGCACGCCGTCCACCATCTCGGTCACGGTGGGCACCCCGCCGCCGCCCGTGGCGAAGGACGATTCGGCGATCACCCCGGCGAATACGCCCGTGACCCTGACCCCGCCCGCCAACGACACGGCCAGCCCCGGCACCAGCCTGGTGCCCGGCAGCATCGACCTCGATCCGGCCACGCCCGGTCAGCAGACCGCCGTGACCGTGCCGGGCAAGGGCACCTTCGAGGCGCAGCCGAACGGCTCCGTGACGTTCACGCCGGCCCCTGGCTTCAGCGGCACCGTCAGCGTGCCGTACACCCTGCAGGATTCGCTGGGCCAGACCAGCAACCCGGCGAACCTCACCGTGACCGTGCCCGCGCCGCCCGTGGCGAGGGACGACGCCGCCACCGCGCCCTACGGCCAGGGGGCGACCCTCACCCCGCCCGCCAACGACTCCGCCAGCCCGGGAACCGCCCTGGTGCCCGGCAGTGTCGACCTCGACCCAGGCACGCCCGGTCAGCAGACGAGCATCACGATTCCGGGCAAGGGCACGTTTGAACTCCAGCCGGACGGCACCGTGGCGTTCACCCCAGCACCTGGATTCACGGGCAGCGTGAGCACGCCCTACAGTGTTCAGGACACGCTGGGGCAGACCAGCCCCCCCGCCACCCTGACGGTCACGACCGAGCCGCCGGCCCCGCCCGTGGCCACGGCGGACTCGGCCCAGACGCCGCTGAACACTCCGGTCACGCTGACGCCCGCCGACAACGACACCACCGCGCCGGGCACGACCCTCGACCCCAGGAGCATTGACCTCGATCCCGCCACGCCGGGCCAGCAGACGAGCGTCACCGTCCCCGGCCAGGGGACCTTCGAGCTGCAGCCCGACGGCACCGTGAAGTTCACGCCGGCTCCCGGCTTCACCGGCACGGCGACCACCCCGTATACCATCCAGAACTCGCTGGGCCAGCCCTCGAATCCGGCGATCCTCACCGTGACCGTGCTGCCGCTGCCCTCGGCGCTGGACGACTCGGCCACCACGCCGCAGAACACCCCGGTCACGCTGCCCGCGACCGGCAACGACGCTCCGAATTCAGGCGCGACCATCGTGCCGGGCTCCATCGACCTCGATCCGGCCACGCCGGGGCAGCAGACCGCCGTGACCGTGCCGGGCCAGGGGACGTTCGAGGCGCAGCCGGACGGCTCCGTGAAGTTCACGCCGGAGCCCGGCTTCACCGGCGTGGCCGAGGTGCCCTACACCGTGAGGGACACCACCGGCGGCACGACCAACCCCGCCAGGATCAGCGTGACCGTGGTCGGCCCACCCGTGGCGAAGGACGACTCGGCCTCCACGCCGCTGAACACGCCGGTCACCCTGAACCCGCCCGCCAACGACACCGGCACGGATCTCGACCCCAAGACCATCGACCTCGATCCGGGCACGCCGGGGCAGCAGACCAGCGTGACCATCCCCGGCAAAGGCACCTTCGAACTGCAGCCCGACGGCACCGTGAAGTTCACGCCTGTCGGCGGCTTCGCCGGCACCGTCACCGCGCCCTACACCATCTCGGACGCCCTCGGGCAGACCTCGAACCCGGCCACCCTCAGCGTGACGATCATCGCGCCGCCGGTGGCGAAGGACGACGCGGCCAGCGGCGTGTTCGACCAGCCCGTGAAGCTCACCCCGCCGGCCAACGACACGGCCAGTCCCGGCGCGACCCTGCTGCCGGGCTCCATCGACCTCGACCCGGCCACGCCCGGTCAGCAGACCGCCGTGACCGTGCCGGGCAAGGGTACCTTCCGCCTCGACCCGGCCACCGGAGACGTGACCTTCACGCCGCTGCCCGGTTTCAGCGGCCCGGTCAGCGTGCCGTATACCATCGGGGACAGCCTGGGACAGACCAGCAACCCCGCCACGCTCACCGTGACTACCCTGCCGCCGCCCGCCCCCGTGGCGTCGCCCGACTCGGCGAGCACGCCCATCGACACGCCGGTCTCGCTGACCCCGGCCCTGAACGACTCCGGCACGGGGCTCGATCCCAGGACCATCGACCTCGACCCCGGCACGCCCGGCCAGCAGACCAGCGTCACCGTGCCCGGCCAGGGCACCTTCGAACTGCAGCCGGACGGCACGGTGAAATTCACGCCGGCTCCCGGCTTCACCGGCACTTCCACGGTGCCGTACACCATCGAGGACGCCCTCGGGCAGACCAGTAACCCGGCCACCCTGCAGGTCACGGTCTCCCCGCTGCCCTTCGCCGCGAACGACTCGGCCCAGACGCCGCTGAATACCCCGGTCACGGTCAGTCCGCTGGCCAACGATCTCGGCCGCCCCGGCGTGCCCCTCGATCCGAAGACCATCGACCTCGACCCCAGTACGCCCGGGCAGCAGACCTCCGTGACCGTGCCCGGCAAGGGCACCTTCGAGCTGCAACCGGGCGGCACGGTGAGATTCACGCCGGAGCCCGACTTCACCGGCACGGTCACGCTGCCCTACACCGTGAAGGACGCGGAAGGGAAGGCCACCAACGTGGCCCTGATCCAGATCACGGTGAACCCGCCCGCCGCGCCCGTGGCGAAGGACGACTCGGCGACCACCCCGGCCGGCACCCCGGTCACGCTGAACCCCCCGGCGAACGACGTGCCGGCGGGCGGCGCAGCCCTCGATCCCAAGACCATCGACCTCGATCCGGCCACGCCCGGCCAGCAGACCTCCGTGACCGTGCCCGGCGAGGGCACCTGGACGCTCAATCCGGATGGCACCGTGACCTTCGCGCCGCTGCCGGGCTTCAGCGGCACCGCCACGCTGCCCTATACCATCCGCGACACCTTCGGGCAGGTGTCCAACACGGCGATCCTCTCGGTCACGGTGGGCGCGCCGGCGCCGGGCACCGGGCTGGAGCTGGACAAACGCGTCCTGACCCCCACGGTGACGCCGGGCGGCACCCTGAGCTACGAGCTGACCGTGCGCAACACCGGCACCGACCCCCTGAACGCCGTGACCCTCACCGATCCGCTGCCGCTGGGGCTGCGCTACGTGCCGGGCAGCAGCCTGCTCGGCGGCGCCGCGTTCGCCGACCCGCAGCTGAGCACGGGCGACGGGGGCCGGCAGGTGCTCGTCTGGGTGCTGCCCGGTACCCTGGCCCCCGGCGCCAGCGCCAGCGTGCGCTTCAGCACCCGGCTGACGGCCACGGTCAGTGGGGACAGCCTGGAAAACAGCGCCACGGCCGCCGCCAACGGCAGGGCCAGCAAGGTGCTCGCCTCGCGGGTGGCGCGGGCCCGCGTGCAGGTCGTGCCCGGCGTGCTGAGCGAGGCCCCGGTGCTGATCGGCCGCGTGTACCTCGACGTGAACGCCGACCGCACCTTCCAGCGCGCCACCGACGTGCCCGTGCGCGGCGCGCGGGTGTACCTCTCCAACGGGAGATACGCCGTGACCGATAAGGACGGCCGCTACAGCTTCACGGATCTGCCCCCCGGCCTCTACGCCCTGCGCCTCGACCCACTGACCGCCCCGTACACCCCGCTGCCGGTGCCCGACGACCAGGGCCGCCCCGGCACGCGCTATGGCCGCACTCCGGCGGGCGGCGGGCTGGTGAACGAGGACTTCCCGCTGGTGGCCCCGCGGGGCGACGTGAACAAGGCGCGCTCCACCACGGTCACGCGCGGGCCGGTGAAACTCAGCAAGACCATCACCCCGGTCGCGGGCGGCTACCGCGTCACCCTGACCCTGCAGACCACGCAGGCCGTGACGAACCTGCGGATCACCGATCCGGTGCCGGCCGGGGCCACCCGCGGCGAGGTAAGTGCGCCGGCCACCGCCTCCGGCGCCGTGCTGTCAGGCAACGTGCTGACCCTGCCCGGCTCCACGCCGCCCGGCACCCGCACCCTGAGCTACACCCTGACCACCACCCTTCCCGCCGCCTCGGTCGTCACGGACCCCGATCTCACCTGGGACGAGGTGCAGCCATGA
- a CDS encoding glycerol-3-phosphate acyltransferase produces MLFLSALLLLVAFLVGSLPVGHALLTRAGVNVRATNAHNLGVENVLRRVGPGLAFATAALDAAKGFLAVLMASSLHVPDVTVLSALAAYLGHLNPPRRLYGETPPRGRGNLVLLGVLAGLAVTGAAPLWAAALPVVVYAGVSGYWGFVSLGTLAGLAAFTLAMALLPAGVPSRLAALGLLVAATWRFKENLGRILDGTEPRLGDQVPLAGKRSDEVVSAFMIHPMTLEDFWVTQRFAWLRPLVARGLISEASVRQMAESIRPMKVGELRGIRTVDGKSIRCYLLSSPLLPDVFRDQPELATRRAIEGARLAHELGAEVVGLGAFWSVVGNKGQDVQAAVPQITVTNGGAYTSGTIKAAIPGILAHFAATGRDLKDATAAVVGANGVVAFGIARTIAPQVKTLIMIGRDMERLERSAATLRRAAKDTEIITTTAYDTLQEADLIFTATSDPNPVIFPHHVKTGAWIFDEGRPADVDASVLARPDVRVIPGGVVRPPGGMTTNIDLQFGAGAVPACLAETLIIAATGEHGRKSLGAQTLTENVNFFVEEAQKLGFEVVD; encoded by the coding sequence ATGTTGTTTCTTTCGGCGCTGCTCCTGCTGGTCGCCTTCCTGGTCGGGAGCCTGCCGGTGGGTCATGCCCTGCTCACCCGCGCGGGCGTGAACGTGCGGGCCACCAATGCCCACAACCTGGGCGTGGAGAACGTGCTGCGGCGGGTCGGGCCGGGGCTGGCCTTCGCCACGGCCGCGCTCGACGCCGCCAAGGGATTCCTGGCCGTGCTGATGGCCTCCAGCCTGCATGTGCCGGACGTCACCGTGCTCTCGGCGCTCGCGGCCTACCTGGGCCATCTCAACCCGCCCCGCCGCCTGTACGGCGAGACGCCCCCCCGTGGACGCGGCAATCTGGTGCTGCTGGGCGTGCTGGCGGGCCTGGCGGTCACGGGCGCCGCGCCGCTGTGGGCCGCCGCGCTGCCGGTCGTCGTGTACGCCGGGGTCAGCGGCTACTGGGGATTCGTCAGCCTGGGCACGCTGGCGGGGCTGGCGGCCTTCACGCTGGCGATGGCCCTGCTGCCGGCCGGGGTGCCCTCACGGCTGGCCGCCCTGGGCCTGCTGGTCGCCGCCACCTGGCGCTTCAAGGAGAACCTCGGGCGCATTCTGGACGGCACCGAGCCCCGGCTGGGCGATCAGGTGCCGCTGGCCGGCAAGCGCTCCGACGAGGTGGTCTCGGCCTTCATGATCCATCCCATGACCCTGGAGGACTTCTGGGTCACCCAGCGCTTCGCGTGGCTGCGGCCGCTGGTGGCGCGCGGCCTCATCAGCGAGGCCAGCGTGCGCCAGATGGCCGAGAGCATCCGGCCCATGAAGGTGGGCGAGCTGCGCGGCATCCGCACCGTGGACGGCAAGTCCATCCGCTGCTACCTGCTGTCCAGCCCGCTGCTGCCCGACGTCTTCCGCGACCAGCCCGAACTGGCGACGCGCCGCGCCATCGAGGGCGCCCGGCTGGCCCACGAATTGGGGGCCGAGGTGGTGGGGCTGGGCGCCTTCTGGTCCGTGGTCGGCAACAAGGGGCAGGACGTGCAGGCCGCCGTTCCGCAGATCACGGTCACCAACGGGGGCGCCTACACCTCGGGCACCATCAAGGCCGCCATTCCGGGCATTCTGGCGCACTTCGCGGCAACCGGGCGCGACCTGAAGGACGCCACCGCCGCCGTGGTGGGCGCCAACGGCGTGGTGGCCTTCGGCATCGCGCGCACCATCGCGCCGCAGGTCAAAACGCTGATCATGATCGGCCGCGACATGGAGCGCCTGGAGCGTTCGGCGGCCACCCTGCGCCGCGCCGCGAAGGACACCGAGATCATCACGACCACCGCCTACGACACGCTGCAGGAGGCGGATCTGATCTTCACCGCCACCAGCGACCCCAACCCCGTGATCTTCCCGCACCACGTGAAGACCGGCGCCTGGATCTTCGACGAGGGCCGCCCCGCCGACGTGGACGCCAGCGTGCTGGCCCGCCCCGACGTGCGCGTGATTCCCGGCGGGGTGGTGCGCCCGCCCGGCGGCATGACCACCAACATCGACCTGCAGTTCGGCGCCGGAGCCGTGCCCGCGTGCCTCGCCGAGACCCTGATCATCGCCGCGACCGGCGAGCACGGGCGCAAGAGCCTGGGCGCCCAGACGCTGACCGAGAACGTCAACTTCTTCGTCGAGGAGGCCCAGAAGCTGGGCTTCGAGGTCGTGGACTGA